From Anopheles funestus chromosome 3RL, idAnoFuneDA-416_04, whole genome shotgun sequence, a single genomic window includes:
- the LOC125771446 gene encoding glycogen-binding subunit 76A, protein MTTSGDPSATGPDRPCGITALLPIGMSCRSRAEAFARSLQSRLRNLGSQGSTGDDDDDEGRLTAEEQQQQHSENTWLTTSSNDQTDVTSLQPLRMIVANEADSCFDFGLEAESPNSPVEECEYTRLIETATATPNSLPSIATVNDSAVGQAPESGYVCSSPCSTPQGSAASSHSSSSDCQFYDPDSSDPEQRSVSGCEYYDCTIVPGSLRSTGTGPYTCAALTGTTVQSDTNPTVEQAKVDDNSAHKPTVATSTNNPFTGVSLSSQTANGHIPGYTTAGTHDSDSCSESLPPSQSTESNISTFTGMSSNSNSTLQDVTMEPLDDQTGTDIPDSAYSSASHRMGNGHAIMPRGTVINADTELGLMGHGLKYEEDSEEVHDEGAAAAEHCSATHGATIQIAEVEKILHDCTMSDRQGESVQNNHDHNRYNDDDDEDDRKHSRRATMSSGDEDEEETKPQRIRRCSSLKTGKTPPGTPGRKKIVRFADVLGLDLTDVRTFMDEVPKVPQSAFEDLTIVPVVEQPMPEIISLGPKADRVLVPLFQQPGALPCFLDRVREKQVNLENAAVTDPITLTITGTVRVRNLDFHKSVYVRYTLDNWRSYADLQAVYAENSCDGFSDKFSFTLHGNSVQVGQRIEMAVRFHCRGDQYWDNNYDMNYVFQCLPITQPTPMISARPLTGPSTMLPSSEPAWCSNFY, encoded by the exons ATGACCACATCGGGCGATCCGTCAGCGACTGGACCTGACAGACCGTGCGGGATCACGGCACTGCTGCCGATCGGTATGTCTTGCCGGAGCCGTGCCGAAGCCTTCGCCCGAAGCTTACAGTCACGTTTGCGGAACCTTGGCTCCCAG GGCAGCACcggtgatgacgatgatgacgaaggCCGACTTACGGCGGaagagcaacagcaacagcactcGGAAAATACCTGGCTTACGACGAGTTCGAACGACCAGACAGATGTAACGAGCCTACAGCCACTACGCATGATAGTTGCCAACGAGGCGGACTCCTGCTTTGATTTTGGGCTGGAAGCGGAAAGTCCTAATTCTCCGGTGGAAGAATGCGAGTACACACGGTTGATCGAAACGGCAACAGCCACACCGAACAGTTTGCCGTCGATCGCAACGGTTAATGATTCGGCCGTGGGTCAAGCTCCCGAATCTGGTTACGTCTGTTCATCGCCCTGCTCGACACCCCAAGGTTCGGCTGCCAGCAGTCATAGCAGTTCCTCCGACTGTCAGTTCTACGATCCGGACAGCTCCGACCCAGAGCAACGATCGGTCAGCGGCTGTGAGTACTACGATTGCACGATCGTGCCCGGTAGTTTGCGATCGACGGGTACTGGACCGTACACCTGTGCCGCTTTAACCGGCACCACTGTTCAATCGGATACAAATCCCACCGTCGAACAGGCGAAAGTTGATGATAATAGCGCACACAAGCCCACAGTAGCTACCTCCACGAATAATCCCTTTACCGGCGTAAGCCTATCTAGTCAGACGGCGAACGGACACATCCCGGGTTATACTACCGCCGGTACGCACGACAGTGACAGCTGTTCCGAGTCGCTTCCACCGTCACAGTCAACCGAATCGAACATATCGACCTTCACGGGGATGAGTTCGAATTCGAACAGCACACTGCAGGACGTCACCATGGAACCGCTGGACGATCAGACGGGGACTGATATCCCGGACAGTGCCTACAGCTCGGCATCACATCGGATGGGCAACGGACATGCGATCATGCCCCGCGGTACAGTCATTAACGCCGACACAGAACTTGGGCTAATGGGTCACGGGTTAAAGTACGAAGAAGACTCCGAAGAGGTGCATGACGAAGGTGCTGCAGCTGCTGAGCACTGTAGCGCTACCCATGGTGCCACTATCCAGATAGCGGAAGTTGAGAAAATactccacgattgtacaatgTCCGATCGGCAGGGGGAGAGTGTACAGAACAATCATGACCACAATCGTTAcaatgatgacgacgatgaggaTGACAGAAAACATAGCCGCAGAGCAACGATGTCGTCGGGCGATGAGGATGAGGAGGAAACGAAACCGCAACGTATAAGACGATGCTCGTCGCTGAAGACGGGCAAAACGCCACCCGGTACACCGGGACGGAAGAAGATCGTTCGGTTTGCCGATGTGCTCGGTCTAGATCTGACCGATGTTCGGACGTTTATGGACGAAGTTCCGAAGGTACCGCAGTCGGCATTCGAGGATCTCACGATCGTGCCGGTGGTGGAGCAACCGATGCCGGAAATCATAAGCCTCGGACCGAAGGCGGACCGTGTGCTGGTGCCGCTGTTCCAGCAACCGGGCGCACTGCCCTGCTTCCTCGATCGGGTGCGCGAAAAGCAGGTCAATCTGGAAAATGCGGCCGTCACCGATCCGATCACACTCACCATCACCGGGACGGTGCGGGTGCGCAATCTCGACTTCCACAAGTCCGTGTACGTGCGGTACACGCTCGATAACTGGCGCAGCTATGCCGACCTGCAAGCCGTCTACGCGGAGAACTCGTGTGATGGGTTTTCGGACAAGTTTAGCTTCACGCTGCACGGTAACTCGGTGCAGGTGGGACAGCGTATCGAGATGGCGGTACGGTTTCACTGCAGAGGTGACCAGTACTGGGACAACAATTATGACATGAACTACGTCTTCCAGTGTTTGCCGATCACCCAACCGACACCGATGATCTCGGCCCGTCCACTAACGGGACCGTCCACCATGCTACCATCCTCGGAACCGGCGTGGTGCAGCAATTTCTACTAA
- the LOC125771448 gene encoding pentatricopeptide repeat-containing protein 1, mitochondrial, with product MLNALRRQCWTQFRTRIFQQPYFITRGLGGSPSVCVKKAHRTDEFTHLEAVHSPDQFGTLSPQVDEPEIADEGDLREEDFLQNIPSQGQKLSVRQYADTIKEHLKNNRIREALDVVEVRMKQDRVKPVNYHFNLLIGGCARVGYSKKAFQLYNKMKQHGLKVTGGTYTSLFNACATSPFLADGLKRANHLREIMIEKGYEPNETNYNAMIKAYGRCGDLKTAFQLVDEMVERRLNVGTDTFNFLLQACITDREYGFRHALLVWHRMYHMNVSPDRYSFNLLLRCVRDCQLGELETMEQVIEQILSQSIVRPQHQLATVEAKPATDNALVANEQSDGQSIPSLEIINVYSELTERLNHEGVPDLLSPKPHLGSLIKLGEVRKAEDRLLLLGGSSNVLAEMKRCSVEPDIRTMTELLDVIPPTYAAEKQLLTSIKQLKLGCDIDFFNILIKKRSMRFDYEGAKDVLYMIEAANLEPDIVTYGVLALGCQTQEEARSLLKMMNQADVRINIQILGAMLRQGCARHNFRYVTEVLNIVKRERLKPNEPFLRHLEEFGKVCEKRDRDYDAKPRQKGRDEFKMEYNRYRMHMDAWREHMGLQGLALDQALGIVREHPWEQFKQPQPDGFEAVKNPKLRHKRKKHHSIRKVDVDAIGDDDDRDVRDEVHKKVGDQTAEVRLVH from the exons ATGTTGAACGCACTGCGAAGGCAATGTTGGACCCAGTTCCGCACACGAATATTCCAACAGCCATATTTCATCACAAGAGGATTGGGCGGATCTCCATCTGTTTGTGTAAAAAAGGCACACAGAACAGATGAATTTACTCACCTAGAGGCGGTACACAGCCCGGATCAGTTCGGTACGCTCTCACCACAGGTGGATGAACCGGAAATAGCCGATGAAGGGGATCTGCGGGAGGAAGATTTTCTGCAAAACATACCGTCCCAGGGGCAGAAGCTTTCCGTTCGCCAATATGCTGACACGATAAAGGAACATCTAAAAAACAATCGCATCCGGGAAGCACTGGATGTGGTCGAGGTGCGCATGAAGCAGGATCGGGTTAAGCCAGTAAACTATCACTTTAACCTGCTAATTGGTGGATGTGCACGGGTTGGATACAGTAAGAAAGCGTTTCAGCTGTACAACAAAATGAAGCAACACGGGCTGAAAGTGACGGGCGGTACGTACACTTCGTTGTTTAATGCCTGTGCCACCTCACCGTTTCTAGCGGATGGACTTAAGCGGGCGAACCATTTGCGGGAGATTATGATAGAGAAAGGATACGAACCAAACGAGACGAATTACAATGCCATGATCAAAGCGTATGGACGATGCGGTGATCTGAAGACCGCTTTTCAGCTGGTGGATGAAATGGTGGAACGTAGATTGAACGTTGGAACCGACACGTTTAACTTTTTGCTACAGGCATGCATTACCGATCGTGAGTATGGGTTTCGGCATGCTCTGCTAGTGTGGCACAGGATGTATCATATGAATGTAAGTCCGGATCGGTATTCGTTTAATCTGTTGCTCCGTTGCGTGCGGGACTGTCAGCTCGGTGAGCTCGAAACAATGGAGCAAGTGATCGAACAAATCCTCAGCCAAAGCATTGTACGTCCGCAGCACCAGTTAGCAACAGTCGAAGCCAAACCGGCTACGGACAATGCACTGGTAGCGAATGAACAGTCTGACGGCCAAAGCATACCATCGCTAGAAATTATTAACGTGTACAGTGAACTTACCGAGCGGCTCAATCACGAAGGCGTGCCAGATCTGCTATCGCCAAAACCACATTTGGGTAGCTTGATAAAGCTGGGCGAGGTGCGAAAAGCGGAAGATCGTTTGCTATTGTTAGGTGGCTCATCGAATGTGTTGGCCGAAATGAAACGATGTAGCGTGGAGCCGGACATACGAACCATGACCGAGCTGCTCGATGTAATTCCGCCGACGTATGCAGCCGAGAAACAGCTGTTGACCTCGATAAAGCAACTGAAGCTGGGCTGTGATATCGATTTTTTCAACATTCTCATTAAGAAACGATCGATGCGGTTCGATTATGAAGGAGCTAAG GATGTGCTGTACATGATTGAGGCAGCAAACCTGGAACCGGACATCGTCACATACGGTGTACTGGCTCTCGGATGTCAAACCCAGGAGGAAGCTCGATCGCTACTCAAAATGATGAACCAAGCGGACGTGCGCATAAACATACAAATTCTCGGTGCTATGTTGCGACAGGGTTGCGCAAGGCACAACTTCCGCTACGTTACGGAAGTGCTGAACATAGTCAAGCGAGAGCGCTTGAAACCAAACGAACCGTTCCTGCGCCATTTGGAGGAGTTTGGTAAGGTGTGTGAAAAGCGCGACCGGGACTATGATGCTAAACCGCGGCAAAAGGGACGGGACGAGTTCAAGATGGAGTACAACCGTTATCGGATGCATATGGACGCATGGCGCGAGCATATGGGATTGCAGGGGCTAGCGTTGGATCAAGCGCTCGGCATTGTGCGTGAACATCCCTGGGAGCAGTTCAAACAGCCACAGCCGGATGGGTTTGAAGCAGTTAAAAATCCAAAGCTTCGCCACAAGCGTAAGAAACACCACTCGATACGCAAAGTGGATGTGGATGCGATCGGTGACGATGACGATCGTGATGTTCGTGATGAGGTGCATAAAAAGGTAGGCGATCAAACGGCGGAAGTAAGGTTGGTACATTAG
- the LOC125771459 gene encoding uncharacterized aarF domain-containing protein kinase 5, whose protein sequence is MAKRFWPIFNVTSRRCFRSSRATQSVPRKRSITDGLTFGLTGSIAGAVTYDGLANGFENVQGAQRFLRSFAIGLSISFDYAWSLKGLREGDGLYEAVLPKVHLRSAKKLLDGCLANGGLYIKIGQGVAAVNHIIPKEYVDTLRQLEDRCLTRQPGEVRSLFIEDFGLPPEEIFASFQYEAIAAASLAQVFRAVTKSGEQVAVKVQYADLRKRFDGDLRTIIFLQKLVALLHKNYNFGWIIDDLQGTLREELDFVHEGKNAERCAKDLERFDYVYVPKVLWNLTNERILTTEFIDGCKVSDRASIEEMQLDLSEIDKQLFTAFGQQIFSTGFVHADPHPGNVFVRKDPSNKKRMQLVLLDHGLYEQLAPGVRENLCRFWEAIVLRDHDAMQHYSNALNVADYRTFAEILLQRPLELHGTGKFSTRLTEQDLSYMAKQAKEHFDRIMGTLKSMPRNLILILRNLNTIRSIARDHGDPVDRPRVLARCALAALCPSRRNVRNFLWVTFRKLRFEFLLWRQSFHYWIVSYYLRLLTRVGRSPDTSHLMYINIEV, encoded by the exons ATGGCCAAACGTTTTTGGCCTATTTTTAATGTAACCTCGCGACGATGTTTTCGCTCATCACGCGCTACGCAAAGTGTACCACGCAAACGATCTATAACCGACGGCCTTACATTCGGATTGACCGGTAGCATCGCCGGCGCTGTAACGTATGATGGTTTGGCGAATGGTTTCGAAAACGTACAAGGTGCACAACGATTCCTACGCTCTTTCGCCATTGGTCTCAGCATATCCTTCGATTACGCCTGGAGCTTGAAGGGCCTTCGGGAAGGCGATGGTCTGTACGAAGCAGTACTACCAAAGGTTCATTTACGATCGGCGAAAAAACTACTGGATGGATGCCTGGCGAATGGTGGACTGTACATTAAAATTGGCCAAGGTGTAGCTGCAGTGAATCACATCATACCGAAAGAATACGTCGATACGCTGCGCCAGCTGGAGGATCGTTGTCTCACCCGGCAACCGGGCGAGGTGCGCTCGCTGTTCATTGAAGACTTCGGATTACCACCGGAGGAAATATTTGCCAGCTTTCAGTACGAAGCGATAGCGGCCGCCAGTTTGGCCCAAGTATTCCGTGCTGTAACAAAGTCTGGTGAACAGGTAGCGGTCAAGGTGCAGTACGCAGATCTGAGGAAGCGGTTTGACGGTGATTTACGTACAATTATATTTCTTCAGAAGCTTGTTGCGCTGTTGCACAAGAACTACAATTTTGGATGGATTATAGACGACCTGCAAGGAACGCTTCGTGAAGAGCTGGATTTCGTACACGAAGGTAAAAACGCAGAACGTTGCGCCAAAGATTTGGAACGTTTCGACTATGTGTACGTTCCGAAGGTGCTGTGGAACCTGACGAACGAGCGCATCCTCACGACGGAATTTATCGATGGATGTAAAGTGAGCGATCGCGCCTCAATCGAAGAAATGCAGCTTGACCTATCCGAGATCGATAAACAACTGTTTACCGCGTTCGGCCAGCAGATCTTCTCAACCGGATTTGTACACGCCGATCCTCACCCAGGGAACGTGTTCGTCCGGAAAGATCCTTCCAATAAGAAACGAATGCAGCTCGTCCTACTCGATCACGGGCTGTACGAGCAGTTGGCACCAGGTGTTCGGGAAAATCTTTGCCGATTTTGGGAAGCGATTGTCCTACGAGATCACGATGCAATGCAGCACTACTCAAACGCATTAAACGTAGCGGATTATCGTACGTTTGCGGAAATATTGCTACAGAGGCCGCTGGAATTGCATGGTACGGGAAAGTTCTCTACACGACTCACTGAGCAAGATCTTTCATATATGGCAAAGCAGGCGAAGGAACATTTTGATCGCATCATGGGAACGCTCAAATCAATGCcaaggaatttaattttaattctccG CAATCTAAACACGATACGCTCGATCGCACGGGATCACGGCGATCCCGTCGATCGGCCGAGAGTATTGGCTCGCTGTGCATTGGCTGCCCTCTGCCCGTCTCGTCGCAATGTACGCAACTTTCTGTGGGTCACTTTTCGCAAGTTACGCTTTGAGTTTCTCTTGTG GCGACAATCATTCCATTATTGGATCGTAAGCTATTATCTCCGGTTGCTGACGAGAGTTGGACGATCACCGGACACTTCGCATCTGATGTATATTAATATTGAAGTATGA